A genomic segment from Malaclemys terrapin pileata isolate rMalTer1 chromosome 1, rMalTer1.hap1, whole genome shotgun sequence encodes:
- the LOC128844527 gene encoding cystatin-B-like, producing MIAGGLTETKPATSEIQEIADQVKPQLEGKENKMYPFFVALKYKTQVVAGINYFIKVSISKSNDECVHLRVFQSLPHENKGPSLTSYETGKTKADPLSYFD from the exons ATGATTGCTGGAGGCTTAACCGAGACCAAGCCCGCGACTTCAGAAATCCAAGAGATTGCTGACCAG gtGAAGCCACAGCTGGAAGGGAAAGAGAACAAGATGTATCCATTCTTTGTAGCCCTGAAATATAAAACTCAGGTGGTTGCTGGAATAAACTACTTCATTAAG GTCTCCATCAGCAAAAGCAACGATGAGTGTGTACACTTGAGGGTGTTCCAAAGCCTTCCTCATGAGAACAAGGGGCCCAGTCTTACCAGCTATGAGACTGGCAAAACCAAAGCTGATCCTCTGAGCTATTTTGATTGA